In Toxotes jaculatrix isolate fToxJac2 chromosome 11, fToxJac2.pri, whole genome shotgun sequence, a single genomic region encodes these proteins:
- the LOC121189898 gene encoding protein FAM161A-like encodes MYRPPSLENKELMALYGGERDHFFVRDEDCTSEEYDLDSECSEEGKGGRSLRSSLSLEIYGLQREQHVYFSNQEYYRRLEELKNAHLRNMAELERMYISQGREWHGEEDDGGLAGGRNTEARQSVSWCSASKLQRINSQEELDFHETSSGSDQSELCGEDSTGELELGNRRRSPGQYRTFGRDILLSPEEMTTQKQFRVQPKASYLKPQGRLSRQTGLRVQSNSKVTVPKPFQMMLREENRKKHKVRTRSEIELENTLLRRELEELRECQKKFRASPAPAHIHLPLYEIISRRSSQRTNQRRSGGNNGNRVSKSNHASAAASPQPFHFLERERRKREAKIVAELGNLGQKEERQAFKARPMPSSVYGTRHRADSKTTNCQPRSLTICTSEREATEGQSDPNSDLESEVLQSRSDSSPDSCRPQRCLSSKPVKKQIELSIEMVKEREWSYTDPIKATACNICSPLPLGGQEPLLSNKSDCISV; translated from the exons ATGTACCGACCACCCTCTCTGGAAAACAAAGAACTGATGGCCCTTTATGGAGGGGAAAGAGACCACTTCTTTGTCAGAGATGAGGACTGTACCAGtgag GAGTATGATCTGGACTCAGAGTGCAGCGAGGAAGGAAAAGGTGGCAGAAGCCTTCGCAGCTCTCTGTCCCTGGAAATCTACGGTCTGCAGAGGGAGCAGCATGTTTACTTCTCCAACCAGGAGTACTACAGGaggctggaggagctgaagaacgCACACCTGAGGAACATGGCCGAATTGGAGAGGATGTACATCAGTCAGGGCAGGGAGTGGCACggagaggaagatgatggaGGTCTGGCGGGAGGGAGAAACACAGAAGCcaggcagtcagtcag TTGGTGCTCTGCCAGTAAACTCCAAAGGATCAATTCTCAGGAGGAGTTGGACTTCCACGAGACATCAAGTGgatctgaccaatcagagctctgTGGAGAGGACAGCACGGGGGAACTGGAGCTGGGCAATAGAAGAAGGAGCCCCGGCCAGTACCGAACCTTTGGGAG AGACATCCTGCTGAGCCCAGAAGAAATGACCACCCAGAAGCAGTTTCGAGTCCAGCCCAAGGCCTCGTATCTGAAACCGCAAGGAAGATTGTCCCGTCAAACTGGACTCAGGGTTCAGTCCAACTCCAAGGTCACTGTGCCCAAACCCTTCCAGATGATGctgagagaggagaacaggaagaaacacaaGGTGCGCACGCGCTCAGAGATCGAGCTGGAGAACACGTTACTGAGACGGGAGTTGGAGGAGCTCAGAGAATGCCAGAAAAAGTTCCGGGCATCACCTGCACCCGCGCACATACATCTGCCCCTCTATGAAATCATCAGCCGTCGCTCCAGTCAGCGGACCAACCAAAGAAGAAGCGGCGGTAATAACGGCAACCGTGTCTCCAAAAGCAACCatgcctctgctgcagcttcgCCACAGCCTTTTCATttcctggagagagagagaaggaagagggaggcAAAGATTGTTGCAGAGCTGGGAAACCTTGGCCAGAAAGAAGAGCGACAGGCTTTCAAGGCTAGGCCCATGCCCAGCTCTGTGTATGGCAccagacacagagcagactccaaaaccacaaactgcCAGCCCCGGTCTCTAACCATCTGCACATCGGAGAGGGAGGCCACGGAGGGTCAAAGTGATCCAAACTCTGACCTGGAGTCGGAGGTGCTTCAGTCCAGGTCAGACAGCTCTCCTGACTCCTGCAGGCCTCAGAGATGTCTGTCCTCCAAGCCAGTGAAGAAGCAGATAGAGCTGTCCATCGAGATGGTGAAGGAGAGGGAGTGGTCCTACACTGACCCGATCAAAGCCACTGCCTGTAACATCTGCTCACCTCTGCCGCTGGGTGGCCAGGAGCCTCTGCTCTCTAACAAGAGTgactgcatcagtgtgtga